In a single window of the Subtercola sp. PAMC28395 genome:
- a CDS encoding CoA-acylating methylmalonate-semialdehyde dehydrogenase, with amino-acid sequence MYTTVPHWIDGAEYTATDTRTAEVTDPAEGVVTRNVALASSGDVALAVQAATDAFPGWRDTSLAKRTAILFRFRELLNERKPELAALITAEHGKILSDALAEVSRGQEVVEFACGIAQLVKGEFSENVSTNVDVHSVRAPLGPVAIISPFNFPAMVPMWFFPIAIAAGNTVILKPSEKVPSAAVWIARLWAEAGLPDGVFNVVNGDKVAVDALLTHPDIKSISFVGSTPIARYVYETGSAHGKRVQALGGAKNHMVVMPDADLDLAADEAVNGGFGSAGERCMAVSTVVAVGPIADRLAEKIAQRARSLRTGDGRRDCDMGPLVTAASKERVTGLIASGIEQGATLVVDGREISVDAPSTGFFVGPTLFDHVTTDMKIYTEEIFGPVLLIIRVDTLQEAIRLVNSNPYGNGTSIFTGDGRAARAFQNEIEVGMVGVNVPVPVPVAYYSFGGWKDSLFGDSHAHGADGVKFFTRARVVTSRWPLGAGTGINLGFPVNG; translated from the coding sequence ATGTATACGACCGTTCCCCACTGGATTGACGGTGCCGAGTACACTGCCACCGACACTCGCACGGCCGAGGTGACTGATCCGGCAGAAGGAGTCGTCACCCGGAACGTTGCTCTCGCATCGAGCGGGGATGTCGCGCTGGCCGTGCAGGCAGCAACCGACGCATTCCCGGGCTGGCGAGACACGTCGCTGGCAAAGCGCACGGCCATCCTGTTCAGATTCCGGGAACTCCTGAACGAACGAAAGCCTGAGTTGGCGGCACTGATCACAGCCGAACACGGCAAGATCCTCTCCGACGCCCTCGCCGAGGTATCGCGCGGTCAAGAAGTCGTCGAGTTCGCCTGCGGCATCGCGCAACTCGTGAAGGGCGAGTTCTCAGAGAACGTCTCGACGAACGTCGATGTGCATTCTGTACGCGCCCCACTCGGCCCCGTCGCCATTATCTCCCCGTTCAATTTCCCTGCCATGGTGCCGATGTGGTTCTTTCCCATCGCAATCGCGGCGGGCAACACCGTCATACTCAAGCCTTCGGAGAAGGTTCCAAGTGCGGCGGTCTGGATCGCTCGACTGTGGGCCGAGGCAGGGCTTCCCGATGGAGTGTTCAACGTGGTCAATGGCGACAAGGTCGCTGTGGATGCTCTGCTGACGCACCCCGACATCAAGAGCATCTCGTTCGTGGGCTCTACGCCGATCGCCCGGTACGTCTACGAGACGGGTAGCGCGCACGGCAAGCGTGTTCAGGCCCTCGGTGGCGCGAAGAACCACATGGTCGTGATGCCTGATGCCGACCTCGATCTCGCGGCAGACGAGGCAGTGAATGGCGGTTTCGGGTCGGCGGGCGAACGGTGCATGGCCGTGTCGACCGTTGTCGCGGTCGGGCCGATTGCAGACCGGCTCGCCGAAAAGATCGCTCAGCGCGCCCGCTCGTTGCGCACAGGGGACGGCCGTCGCGACTGCGACATGGGCCCGCTCGTCACGGCGGCGTCGAAGGAGCGAGTAACCGGATTAATCGCCTCGGGTATCGAACAAGGCGCAACACTCGTCGTCGACGGCCGAGAGATCTCAGTTGACGCGCCCAGCACGGGGTTCTTCGTCGGCCCCACATTGTTCGACCATGTGACGACCGACATGAAGATCTACACCGAAGAGATCTTCGGGCCGGTTCTGCTGATTATCCGGGTTGACACACTGCAGGAAGCGATCCGGCTCGTCAACAGCAATCCGTACGGCAATGGCACGTCGATCTTCACCGGCGATGGCCGAGCCGCCCGCGCCTTCCAGAACGAGATCGAAGTGGGCATGGTCGGCGTCAACGTGCCAGTGCCCGTGCCTGTTGCGTATTACTCCTTCGGTGGCTGGAAGGACTCGTTGTTCGGCGACTCGCACGCTCACGGTGCCGACGGCGTGAAGTTCTTCACTCGCGCAAGGGTCGTCACCTCGCGCTGGCCACTAGGCGCTGGCACGGGAATCAATTTGGGCTTTCCCGTAAACGGCTGA
- a CDS encoding carbohydrate ABC transporter permease, whose protein sequence is MSTTVRVPADRAATRPGQQAPASRAARKRRNSPNRLRTLSLLAWIGPSVALVVAVVVYPLFETLRAAFQKFSLTGAVKGWAGFANFEKIFSDPDLTRVLINTLIWVVCGVAITTLLALPMGQLLNREFRGRRLLRIALIVPWATSVVMTAIGFRWILNYYYGVLNPFLMSLHIIDAPVDWLGDERTIMPVMIFTAVFISLPFTSFAVLAGLKGIPEEVKEASQIDGASRWQAYRHITLPLLRGPLMVTVLLNSIWIFNSFPIIYVLNKSNPGYQNDTTITFMYKIAFLTDRDIGAGAAMAVFNVLIIGVCVAFYVRRARLE, encoded by the coding sequence ATGTCGACAACCGTCAGAGTGCCTGCTGACCGGGCCGCAACCCGGCCCGGTCAGCAGGCTCCGGCCAGTCGTGCCGCACGAAAACGACGCAACTCCCCCAACCGCTTGCGGACGTTGTCTCTGCTGGCGTGGATCGGGCCTAGCGTCGCGCTCGTTGTTGCGGTCGTCGTCTATCCCCTATTTGAGACACTGCGGGCGGCATTCCAGAAGTTCTCGCTGACGGGCGCCGTGAAAGGTTGGGCCGGATTCGCGAACTTCGAGAAGATCTTCTCCGATCCCGACCTCACTCGAGTGTTGATCAACACTCTGATCTGGGTGGTCTGCGGCGTCGCGATCACGACGCTGCTCGCTCTTCCGATGGGCCAACTTCTCAACAGGGAATTCCGCGGCCGCCGTCTGCTTCGCATCGCGCTCATCGTGCCGTGGGCCACCTCGGTAGTCATGACGGCGATCGGGTTCCGATGGATCTTGAACTACTACTATGGCGTGCTCAACCCTTTTCTGATGAGCCTCCATATCATCGATGCGCCGGTCGATTGGTTGGGCGACGAGCGCACCATCATGCCGGTGATGATCTTCACCGCCGTCTTCATCTCTCTCCCCTTCACCTCGTTCGCGGTGCTCGCAGGACTCAAGGGCATTCCAGAAGAGGTCAAAGAAGCGAGTCAGATCGACGGGGCAAGTCGTTGGCAGGCCTACCGGCACATCACACTTCCCCTGCTGAGGGGACCGCTCATGGTCACCGTACTGCTGAACTCCATCTGGATTTTCAACTCCTTCCCGATCATCTACGTGCTGAACAAGAGCAACCCGGGCTACCAGAACGACACGACGATCACCTTCATGTACAAGATCGCCTTCCTCACCGATCGCGACATCGGCGCCGGTGCAGCCATGGCTGTATTCAACGTGCTGATCATCGGAGTGTGTGTCGCGTTCTACGTGCGCCGCGCGAGACTGGAGTAA
- a CDS encoding carbohydrate ABC transporter permease, with product MTTQLTRERAPVPLAPGFLKRDDNTTWYLLIGVPFALLFLLTAVPLALSLYTSLLDWNLGDPAGATFVGLQNFLDLMVDGAFWHALLLTAYQVIVTVVVQVSLGTCIALLLSQEFKGAQFLRSVYLIPMMTTPVVVGLMWRMLFNTDSGMVNYLLSLVGIGPVNWLGDAATAMPAVIGSDVWLSTPFVVVILLAGLRSIPGEVFEAGQVDGAGGFRMFWNITLPLLKPMILLAVLFRTMDAIRRFDTIYVMTGGGPGNSTETLDLFAYFNAFTYLEVGKGAAIATVMLIIIFLISFPILRTIQRAN from the coding sequence GTGACGACGCAACTGACCCGGGAGCGGGCTCCAGTGCCGCTAGCTCCCGGGTTTCTCAAGCGAGACGACAACACGACCTGGTATCTGCTGATTGGGGTACCGTTCGCGCTGCTCTTCCTGCTCACGGCCGTACCGCTGGCGCTATCGCTTTACACCTCCCTGCTCGACTGGAACCTAGGCGATCCGGCTGGCGCGACCTTCGTCGGCCTACAGAACTTTCTCGACCTGATGGTCGACGGGGCGTTCTGGCACGCGTTGCTGCTCACTGCCTACCAGGTGATCGTGACGGTGGTCGTCCAGGTTTCGCTTGGCACATGCATCGCTCTGCTTCTCTCCCAGGAGTTCAAGGGCGCACAGTTCTTGCGCTCGGTCTACCTGATCCCCATGATGACTACTCCGGTGGTTGTCGGGCTGATGTGGCGGATGCTCTTCAACACCGACTCAGGAATGGTGAACTACCTTCTCTCCCTGGTGGGAATCGGCCCCGTCAATTGGCTTGGTGATGCCGCAACAGCGATGCCTGCGGTCATCGGTTCGGATGTCTGGCTGTCTACCCCGTTCGTCGTCGTCATACTGCTGGCCGGGCTGCGCTCGATACCCGGCGAGGTATTCGAAGCCGGGCAAGTCGACGGCGCGGGCGGTTTCAGGATGTTCTGGAACATCACCCTGCCGCTCCTGAAGCCGATGATCCTGCTCGCCGTCTTGTTCCGCACGATGGACGCCATCCGCCGATTCGACACGATCTATGTGATGACCGGTGGCGGGCCGGGAAACTCCACCGAAACGCTCGACCTGTTCGCCTACTTCAACGCTTTCACCTATCTCGAAGTCGGGAAGGGCGCTGCGATAGCAACGGTCATGCTCATCATCATCTTTCTCATCTCCTTTCCCATCTTGCGCACCATCCAAAGAGCCAACTGA
- a CDS encoding ABC transporter substrate-binding protein, producing MTNNISGGLAYTIGTLDPYDAATSGGVAVLDHVHDTLRRRDPATGRLDGGLAEGTLVRVGEHEYELTLRPDALFNDGTEVTAEDAAAAVRTMVQATGEKGQLLGESLRAVRDALAVGERTLRLHTAGPMPLLDERLALVRVIPQHWQNSGLRRAYAPATGPYRIVEASSATVALEPAETYPGASLRPLLTLRASPDASERLDGLLGGEFDAIEDPSPTSESRISLRSDLEFGRQESQNILWLMFNCADQRLKDVRVRRAIVHALDRDGLSRHANGGDLVPADSLLPSWHADYAPCPMYPQSDVTAAKELLAAAGYGSGLELRLAVSSASWVEANADTVVSQLARAGIDVTVTVAHTADLFSAEVPAGDYDLLLSSGDPSVYGVDGEFVLRWYLGRTWARGYCHWQDPVADELESLFDQASIAPRDLQRDLLATAQRLCAEQVPIAPLGHRKQPSAWSTRLTGFRPSRTTGLNLRTPFRG from the coding sequence ATGACGAACAACATCTCGGGCGGTCTCGCCTACACCATCGGCACTCTAGACCCCTACGACGCGGCGACGTCGGGCGGGGTCGCTGTTCTCGATCACGTTCACGACACGCTTCGCCGTCGCGACCCAGCCACCGGGCGGCTCGACGGCGGCTTGGCCGAAGGTACTCTCGTTCGCGTGGGTGAGCACGAGTACGAACTCACTCTCAGACCGGATGCTCTCTTCAATGACGGCACAGAGGTGACTGCCGAAGACGCCGCCGCCGCGGTGCGCACCATGGTGCAGGCCACGGGCGAGAAAGGTCAGCTTCTCGGAGAGTCGCTTCGGGCCGTGCGGGATGCCCTTGCTGTCGGCGAACGCACGCTGCGCTTGCACACCGCAGGACCGATGCCGCTTCTCGACGAACGTCTGGCCCTAGTGCGCGTCATTCCGCAACACTGGCAAAATTCGGGTCTGCGGCGCGCGTATGCGCCCGCTACCGGTCCGTACCGCATCGTCGAAGCGAGCAGCGCGACCGTCGCACTCGAACCTGCAGAGACATACCCCGGAGCGAGCTTGCGTCCTCTGCTGACGCTGAGAGCAAGCCCTGACGCCTCAGAGCGGCTCGATGGGTTGTTGGGAGGCGAGTTCGACGCCATCGAAGACCCGTCGCCGACATCAGAGTCGCGGATCAGCCTGCGATCTGATCTTGAGTTTGGTCGCCAAGAGAGCCAGAACATTTTGTGGCTTATGTTCAATTGCGCCGACCAGCGGTTGAAAGATGTTCGGGTGCGGCGGGCGATCGTTCACGCGCTCGATCGCGACGGACTTTCCCGGCATGCCAATGGCGGCGATCTGGTGCCGGCCGACTCGCTGCTTCCTTCGTGGCACGCAGACTACGCACCCTGCCCCATGTACCCGCAGTCCGACGTCACGGCCGCGAAAGAACTTTTAGCCGCCGCAGGATACGGCAGCGGCCTCGAGTTGCGTCTTGCCGTCTCGAGCGCGAGTTGGGTAGAGGCGAACGCCGATACGGTCGTCAGCCAGCTGGCCAGAGCCGGAATCGATGTCACCGTCACCGTCGCCCACACCGCCGATCTTTTCTCGGCCGAGGTGCCCGCGGGCGACTACGACCTCCTACTCAGTTCGGGTGACCCGAGCGTGTACGGGGTAGACGGTGAGTTCGTCCTCCGCTGGTATCTGGGACGCACCTGGGCTCGCGGATACTGTCATTGGCAGGACCCCGTGGCAGACGAACTCGAATCGCTTTTCGACCAAGCCTCCATCGCTCCGCGTGATCTCCAGCGGGACTTGCTCGCCACGGCCCAGCGCCTGTGCGCCGAACAGGTGCCGATCGCTCCCCTTGGTCATCGAAAGCAACCGAGCGCGTGGTCTACCCGGTTGACCGGGTTCAGACCGTCTCGCACCACGGGCCTGAATCTGCGCACCCCGTTTCGAGGCTGA
- a CDS encoding BtpA/SgcQ family protein: MTWLDNLFPVRKPVIAMLHLQALPGDPAFNSLGGMRSVIDAARRDLDALQSGGVDGLLISNEFSLPYLTKTEPLTAISMATIIGELSDEITIPFGVNVLWDGIASLDLAAATGAQYVREIFTGVYASDFGLWDTNVGATARHRARIGASDVKMIFNIVPEATAYLGSRSLADIAVSTVFNAKPDAICVSGLTAGAATDSASLRVVKENAGDTPVIVNTGVRAETAELQLSIADAAIVGTALKVDGKFENAADEKRVRELMSAVRDVRMSRV, encoded by the coding sequence TTGACCTGGCTCGACAACCTCTTTCCGGTGCGAAAGCCCGTCATCGCGATGTTGCACCTGCAGGCACTGCCGGGCGACCCCGCCTTCAACTCCCTTGGGGGTATGCGCTCAGTGATCGACGCCGCCCGGCGGGATCTCGACGCGCTGCAATCCGGCGGCGTAGACGGGCTGCTGATCTCGAACGAATTCAGCCTGCCCTACCTCACGAAGACAGAGCCGCTCACTGCGATCAGCATGGCGACGATCATCGGTGAACTCTCTGACGAGATCACCATCCCGTTCGGCGTCAACGTACTGTGGGATGGCATCGCCTCACTCGATCTCGCTGCCGCGACAGGCGCGCAGTACGTTCGCGAGATCTTCACGGGGGTCTACGCCAGTGACTTCGGCCTGTGGGACACGAACGTCGGGGCTACCGCACGGCACCGAGCCCGGATCGGAGCCAGCGATGTCAAAATGATCTTCAACATCGTGCCAGAGGCCACGGCGTATCTCGGTTCGCGGTCGCTCGCTGACATCGCCGTGTCGACCGTGTTCAATGCCAAACCCGACGCGATCTGCGTGTCGGGCCTCACTGCCGGCGCAGCAACAGACAGCGCTTCACTGAGAGTCGTGAAAGAAAACGCAGGCGACACCCCAGTCATCGTGAATACCGGCGTGCGAGCAGAGACCGCCGAACTTCAACTCTCCATCGCTGATGCAGCGATCGTCGGCACGGCACTCAAGGTCGATGGAAAATTCGAGAACGCCGCAGACGAGAAACGGGTGCGTGAGCTGATGAGCGCCGTGCGCGATGTGCGGATGAGTCGAGTCTGA
- a CDS encoding ABC transporter substrate-binding protein, whose protein sequence is MFRTTKVALVAAIGTASMLALSACSAGSPSATDAPVSSIKFVAAEYSDNTSAYWTDVAKRFTAKTGIKVDLQVIGWSDIHQQVSTMIQTNQIPDILNLDSFSQYAADDLLYPASDIETSALATNIPQNLATSGSYNGTQYALPFVGSASTLFYNTDLFAQAGISGPPTTLDELATDAKKISALPGKAGFALSLSPEAPHIDYSTFMFNMGGAYMKDGKWTVDSAENVTALQFLNKLTADGATEVNPGNTGRVDGTWQLFQSGTAGMVIGQSALDERMKGNGVKYATAPFPSASGVKPTSLAIADYIMGFKKPGNQDAVKQFLDFALAQENYAPLISDTGLLPVTTDLQAKLAADPTAGPYITALQSASFAPVGEPNWDKVLGEMKNSLGLAVSGKDPKDILSQIQAVATAN, encoded by the coding sequence ATGTTCCGCACAACCAAGGTGGCGCTGGTAGCCGCCATCGGTACAGCCTCGATGCTCGCACTTTCGGCGTGCTCGGCTGGCAGCCCCTCCGCGACCGACGCCCCGGTCAGCTCGATCAAGTTCGTCGCCGCAGAGTACAGCGACAACACGTCGGCTTATTGGACCGATGTAGCCAAGCGGTTCACCGCGAAGACCGGCATCAAGGTCGACCTCCAGGTCATCGGCTGGAGCGACATTCACCAGCAGGTCAGCACCATGATTCAGACGAATCAGATTCCCGACATTCTCAACCTCGATTCGTTCTCGCAGTATGCTGCCGATGACCTGCTCTACCCGGCAAGCGACATCGAGACCTCGGCACTGGCCACGAACATCCCCCAGAACTTGGCGACATCGGGTTCCTACAATGGCACCCAGTACGCGCTGCCCTTCGTCGGGAGCGCGTCAACCCTGTTCTACAACACCGACCTGTTCGCTCAGGCGGGAATCTCAGGGCCTCCGACGACACTCGACGAGCTGGCCACCGACGCGAAGAAGATCTCTGCTCTGCCAGGAAAAGCAGGATTCGCCCTGTCGCTGAGCCCCGAAGCGCCGCACATCGACTACTCCACCTTCATGTTCAACATGGGCGGCGCCTACATGAAAGACGGCAAGTGGACCGTCGACTCCGCCGAGAACGTCACCGCACTACAATTTCTGAACAAGCTCACCGCCGACGGAGCAACCGAAGTGAACCCGGGTAACACTGGTCGCGTCGACGGCACCTGGCAGTTGTTCCAGTCAGGAACCGCCGGCATGGTGATTGGCCAGAGCGCGCTCGACGAGCGCATGAAGGGCAACGGCGTAAAGTATGCGACCGCACCGTTTCCCTCCGCTTCCGGAGTGAAGCCGACTAGCCTCGCGATCGCCGACTACATCATGGGGTTCAAGAAGCCGGGCAACCAAGACGCCGTCAAACAGTTCCTGGACTTCGCTCTCGCGCAGGAGAATTACGCACCCCTGATCAGCGACACGGGCCTGCTGCCGGTAACGACCGACCTCCAGGCCAAGCTTGCCGCTGACCCCACTGCAGGGCCATACATCACCGCCTTACAGTCCGCCAGCTTCGCTCCCGTCGGAGAGCCGAACTGGGACAAGGTGCTCGGCGAGATGAAGAACTCGCTGGGGCTCGCCGTCAGCGGCAAAGATCCCAAGGACATCCTTTCCCAGATCCAAGCTGTCGCCACCGCGAACTGA
- a CDS encoding carbohydrate ABC transporter permease encodes MAGHRRSRPTPLRSAGIVLTWVIVLSSLLPLLWLLSTSLKTASDAFASPPLFIFTPTFENFTAVLGGGDFLAAYKNSIIVVIATTALSLLFGITAGYTLARTTGKVTRTMGTWIILVRMAPAMGFALPFFLMFRFFGLLDSYLALVLVYMTITLPFVTWIMSGYFRSIPVELEEAARMDGCTRVQALFRVIVPSSWPGIATCAIFSFIMSWNEFFYPLVLAGRNTSTAPVALQGFISSTGVNWGQLSAASILVVLPVLVFTIFTQKGLVRGLTAGAIK; translated from the coding sequence GTGGCGGGTCACCGCCGCTCCCGCCCGACGCCGCTGCGATCAGCCGGCATCGTTCTGACCTGGGTGATTGTGCTGAGCAGCCTGCTACCGCTGCTGTGGCTGCTCTCGACCTCGCTCAAGACGGCATCCGATGCCTTCGCATCACCCCCGCTGTTCATCTTCACCCCGACGTTCGAAAACTTCACGGCCGTACTCGGCGGCGGCGACTTTCTTGCCGCCTACAAGAACAGCATCATCGTCGTGATCGCCACCACTGCGCTGTCGTTGCTCTTCGGTATCACAGCCGGCTACACCCTGGCCCGAACCACGGGCAAAGTGACACGAACCATGGGCACGTGGATCATCCTGGTGCGAATGGCACCCGCCATGGGGTTTGCTCTTCCGTTCTTTCTCATGTTCCGATTCTTCGGTCTGCTCGACAGTTATCTCGCCCTTGTGCTCGTGTACATGACGATCACGCTCCCTTTCGTCACATGGATCATGTCCGGGTACTTCCGGTCGATCCCCGTCGAACTCGAAGAAGCGGCACGGATGGACGGATGCACGCGAGTGCAGGCACTGTTCCGTGTAATCGTGCCTTCCTCATGGCCGGGCATCGCAACCTGCGCCATCTTCTCGTTCATCATGTCGTGGAACGAGTTCTTCTACCCCCTCGTTCTGGCAGGCCGGAACACCAGTACAGCACCGGTCGCACTACAGGGGTTCATCAGTTCCACCGGCGTCAACTGGGGGCAGCTGTCTGCCGCGTCGATCCTCGTCGTACTCCCCGTGCTCGTCTTCACCATCTTCACCCAAAAGGGCCTCGTCCGAGGCCTTACTGCAGGAGCTATCAAGTAA
- a CDS encoding carbohydrate ABC transporter permease — translation MTKSKLASVALTLIALALSLLLLSPYLVMLLTSFKPSSELVSVPGTLFPKNWDFSNYINMWTAAPVAQYLANSLLVAGVSTVLVLLIAVPAAYATARFTFPGRRSYLFFILIAQILAPIALIVGLYREFATLGLLDSLPALIIINTAFNLSFAIWLLRGFISTVPATLEEAAWMDGSSRIRALWTIVLPVIRPGLVTAGIYAFIAGWNEFIVALTLISSEDKKTLQVGITQFIGRDNIQWQYLFGTSLVAIIPVVVLFLFVEKHLVGGLTEGSVK, via the coding sequence ATGACAAAGTCGAAATTGGCGTCCGTAGCCCTCACCCTCATCGCGCTCGCGCTCTCACTGCTGCTTCTCAGTCCCTATCTGGTGATGCTGCTTACCTCGTTCAAACCGAGCAGCGAACTCGTTTCCGTTCCGGGAACTCTCTTCCCGAAGAACTGGGACTTCAGCAACTACATCAACATGTGGACTGCGGCACCCGTTGCGCAGTACCTGGCGAACTCGCTTCTCGTCGCCGGGGTGTCTACTGTTCTCGTCTTGCTGATCGCGGTTCCTGCCGCGTATGCGACAGCGAGGTTCACTTTTCCCGGCCGCCGCAGCTATCTCTTCTTCATTCTCATCGCGCAAATTCTGGCCCCCATCGCGCTGATAGTCGGCCTGTATCGGGAGTTCGCGACCCTCGGACTTCTCGACAGCCTGCCGGCGCTGATTATCATCAACACCGCATTCAACCTGTCATTCGCAATTTGGCTGCTGCGTGGGTTCATCTCAACCGTTCCTGCGACGCTTGAAGAAGCGGCGTGGATGGACGGCTCGTCGAGAATCCGGGCACTCTGGACGATCGTGCTGCCGGTCATCCGGCCTGGACTCGTGACGGCCGGCATCTACGCATTCATCGCGGGCTGGAATGAGTTCATCGTGGCCCTCACCCTCATCAGCAGCGAAGACAAGAAGACTCTGCAGGTGGGAATCACCCAGTTCATCGGGCGAGACAACATTCAGTGGCAGTACCTGTTTGGAACCTCGCTCGTCGCAATCATCCCGGTCGTCGTTCTGTTTCTGTTCGTCGAGAAACATCTCGTCGGCGGCCTGACCGAAGGCAGCGTGAAATGA
- a CDS encoding sugar ABC transporter substrate-binding protein translates to MRHHKAVLRGTAIALTAFTAVALSGCSGQASSSSATYSPDNVKGQTVNILMIDTGSTKELKDVYVPKFEEQTGIKVNVELVPEAGMDAKLALSLGSGSNQYDVIEAGAKNLPTLVASQWISPLDSYLGDATATPASYTAGFQPSLLKSLENDGKSYTMPYQVGADLLYYNKSMFTAAGLDPANPPHTMTDIVAAAQKLNKPDQGQAGFVGRGTREGNENSFSWIMMWLLNGGRWLGDDGNAKYDVLTTPEAITTTEQYKKLMVDYGPAGSANYGYVEAQSAMQQGKAAMWIDGAPVGPPLEDPSASKIAGDVGYSALSGEGDNYIAGAVWGFSMVKGTKVDQAAWQLIKYLTDENVAVGQAVSGKSSPARSDVLENPDVQKAYNPEYLAAIKDAIGHANSVYSPVIPQGTQIRGALSLALSKILSDQSDIETSMNEANDEVKKIVQ, encoded by the coding sequence ATGCGACACCACAAAGCTGTTCTGCGGGGCACCGCAATCGCACTCACCGCCTTCACAGCGGTTGCTCTTTCAGGATGCTCTGGCCAGGCGTCGAGTAGTTCGGCTACGTATTCCCCCGACAACGTCAAAGGCCAGACCGTCAACATTCTGATGATCGACACCGGCTCGACCAAAGAACTCAAAGACGTCTACGTGCCGAAGTTTGAAGAGCAGACCGGCATCAAAGTCAACGTCGAACTGGTACCCGAAGCCGGAATGGACGCGAAGCTCGCGCTGTCGCTGGGAAGTGGCTCGAACCAGTACGACGTGATCGAGGCAGGAGCGAAGAACCTGCCCACGCTAGTCGCATCGCAATGGATCAGCCCGCTCGACAGCTACCTGGGCGACGCGACCGCAACACCGGCGAGCTACACAGCGGGCTTTCAGCCCTCGCTCTTGAAGTCGCTCGAAAACGATGGCAAGTCCTATACCATGCCCTATCAGGTCGGTGCTGACCTTCTCTACTACAACAAGTCCATGTTCACCGCCGCCGGCCTCGACCCAGCAAACCCGCCGCACACGATGACCGACATCGTGGCAGCCGCACAGAAACTCAACAAGCCCGACCAGGGCCAGGCCGGCTTCGTCGGTCGCGGCACTCGCGAAGGCAACGAGAATTCTTTCTCGTGGATCATGATGTGGCTCCTCAATGGTGGGCGCTGGCTGGGCGACGACGGTAACGCCAAGTACGACGTACTGACCACGCCAGAGGCCATCACCACCACGGAACAGTACAAGAAGCTCATGGTCGACTACGGGCCGGCTGGTTCAGCGAACTACGGTTACGTCGAGGCGCAGTCCGCCATGCAGCAAGGCAAAGCGGCCATGTGGATAGATGGTGCACCCGTAGGCCCCCCGCTTGAAGACCCTTCGGCCTCGAAGATCGCCGGGGATGTCGGATACTCCGCCCTGAGCGGTGAAGGCGACAACTACATCGCGGGCGCAGTCTGGGGATTCTCGATGGTCAAGGGCACCAAGGTCGACCAAGCCGCCTGGCAACTGATCAAGTACCTCACCGACGAAAACGTCGCAGTCGGGCAAGCCGTTTCAGGTAAGAGCTCACCGGCGCGTTCTGACGTCCTCGAGAACCCCGACGTGCAGAAGGCTTACAACCCTGAATATCTTGCCGCGATCAAAGACGCCATCGGCCACGCGAACTCTGTCTACTCCCCCGTCATTCCCCAGGGCACCCAGATTCGCGGAGCACTGTCACTCGCCTTGTCGAAGATCTTGAGCGATCAATCCGACATCGAGACATCGATGAATGAAGCCAACGACGAAGTGAAGAAGATCGTTCAGTGA